The Nitrospira sp. genome contains a region encoding:
- a CDS encoding glycosyltransferase family 39 protein, with translation MGLLARAWVIWTAPGHSFAVDQLFDTLAWNLVILGRFTLDGVDPAAHVAPLYPAVLASFYFLVGHRPDWVPMLHILFDLGAAWSLYRVGTALWDSRVGAWTASIVFLYPAYWTYDPRIRSEALLTLLISVWLWTVVRSAQVPSSRQFTLMGLAAGLTILCKPVVLVLAVVLMAFIWIDTDQLSQRVKYGVVYGATCLVLVLPWSVRNYMSFHHIIPVSAGVGAGLWMGSDPSSRGSWPMSQEQEQAIWESAGITPLPYAYAMYDVSTDQLLRRKGVDRIVADPLNYAALTCGRIWDFWVGNAYYLSDEGQGFMHGLQKDLKERNLAVATYSLVKRLLLVPGLIVLACFSAWVHREHWKTLLPLYLFPIGLTAGYVPFTVEAGRYALPVLPCLMMLSVAAVPHFRMRRAILQRRPVSLHMTSA, from the coding sequence ATGGGTCTGCTTGCGCGAGCCTGGGTCATCTGGACGGCGCCAGGGCATTCGTTTGCCGTCGATCAGCTGTTTGATACGCTGGCATGGAATCTGGTGATTCTGGGGCGGTTCACGCTGGATGGGGTCGATCCTGCCGCGCATGTCGCCCCTCTCTATCCGGCCGTGCTCGCAAGTTTCTATTTCCTGGTCGGCCATCGACCGGACTGGGTGCCGATGCTTCATATACTCTTCGATCTCGGAGCCGCGTGGAGTCTCTACCGAGTTGGAACTGCATTGTGGGATTCCCGAGTAGGGGCGTGGACTGCGTCCATCGTATTCCTTTATCCGGCCTATTGGACCTATGACCCAAGGATCCGGAGCGAAGCCCTTTTGACACTGTTAATCAGTGTCTGGCTCTGGACGGTGGTCAGATCTGCACAGGTCCCGTCCAGCCGTCAATTCACCCTGATGGGGCTCGCTGCCGGTCTGACGATCCTGTGTAAACCGGTGGTCTTGGTGTTGGCCGTGGTCTTGATGGCGTTCATATGGATAGACACCGATCAGCTCTCACAACGGGTCAAGTATGGAGTGGTGTACGGAGCGACGTGTCTCGTGCTCGTGCTGCCGTGGTCCGTGCGGAACTACATGTCGTTTCATCACATTATCCCGGTTTCGGCCGGTGTGGGCGCAGGGCTGTGGATGGGAAGTGATCCCTCGTCTCGGGGCAGTTGGCCGATGTCGCAGGAACAAGAACAAGCCATATGGGAGAGTGCCGGGATCACCCCGCTGCCCTATGCATATGCGATGTATGACGTGTCGACGGATCAACTGCTTCGTAGAAAGGGAGTAGATCGAATCGTGGCCGACCCATTGAATTACGCGGCCCTGACATGTGGAAGGATCTGGGATTTCTGGGTCGGCAACGCATACTACTTGTCGGATGAAGGACAAGGGTTCATGCATGGGCTGCAGAAGGATCTCAAGGAGAGGAATTTGGCGGTGGCCACGTATAGTCTGGTCAAGCGGCTGTTGCTTGTTCCTGGTCTGATTGTCTTGGCTTGCTTCAGTGCGTGGGTTCATCGAGAGCACTGGAAGACCCTGCTTCCTCTCTATCTGTTCCCTATCGGCCTGACGGCGGGGTATGTGCCCTTCACTGTGGAAGCCGGTCGCTATGCGCTACCCGTACTACCGTGTCTCATGATGCTATCAGTCGCAGCAGTTCCTCATTTTAGGATGCGTCGAGCAATTCTCCAGAGGCGGCCGGTTTCATTACATATGACGAGCGCGTGA
- a CDS encoding class I SAM-dependent methyltransferase, with protein MERRSPYPTDTQHMVNLSGYVWAARQVGSLGNRRILDLSCGTGYGADYLGARADRIVGIDCVPSVVAKSRTDYPRCNVDFLAMDGCALGFRDESFDCIVSQDTIEHIQDDQRFVAELTRVLKPQGMLIIFTPHGKGRGVIPGDPYHVREYTADEFEALLAPYFSIIRWYGRRQGRRLMAVEQSMDRVRQWDPSGLRNCVPRPIRHWIGGLISRWHGGPPLDEIVPADIEYGEGIAEDTNLIGVCIK; from the coding sequence GTGGAACGACGATCCCCTTATCCCACTGATACGCAGCACATGGTGAACTTGTCAGGATATGTGTGGGCCGCTCGTCAAGTCGGCTCACTGGGGAACCGGCGCATTTTGGATCTCTCTTGTGGAACCGGTTACGGTGCCGACTACCTCGGCGCTAGGGCGGATCGGATTGTCGGGATCGATTGCGTGCCAAGCGTCGTCGCCAAGAGCCGAACCGATTATCCTCGATGCAATGTCGATTTTCTTGCGATGGATGGATGCGCCCTCGGTTTTCGGGATGAATCGTTCGACTGCATCGTTTCACAGGATACGATTGAACACATCCAAGATGACCAGCGTTTCGTCGCCGAGCTCACTCGCGTGTTGAAACCTCAAGGCATGCTCATCATTTTTACACCTCATGGAAAGGGGAGGGGAGTCATTCCAGGTGATCCTTACCACGTTCGTGAATACACGGCGGATGAGTTCGAAGCGCTCCTGGCGCCATACTTTTCGATCATTCGCTGGTATGGACGCCGCCAAGGCCGGCGGTTGATGGCTGTAGAACAATCGATGGATCGCGTCCGTCAGTGGGATCCGTCAGGACTCCGAAATTGTGTGCCACGACCCATCCGTCATTGGATCGGTGGCCTGATCAGTCGATGGCATGGGGGACCACCGTTGGACGAGATCGTTCCGGCGGATATTGAATACGGCGAAGGAATTGCCGAAGACACCAACTTGATCGGGGTCTGTATTAAATGA
- a CDS encoding glycosyltransferase family 2 protein, with protein MSIAIISYNTRTLLLDCLKSVFESTDAIRFEVIVVDNNSQDATVPAVQMTYPKIDLIVNPDNLGFAKAVNQAFALSRGRYFLMLNSDTRIWPQTLDRMLACLDQEPTIGAVGCKQWTGDGLLYQSCYPFPSIRDHLIYAEVFRRWAPTLQGSLAARQVIDCSQSQDVDWINGACLLVRRELMKACGGLDEGYFMYFEDVDLCREIRRRGYRIRHLADADIVHLLGRSGTNDRACLNIVWEFSRIRYVEKHFSWLKCWIMKGWIAVGALVRLIGALGRSQSVATDISFDTYLSIVRRLLIGRRPTQTGLAWSGLNKG; from the coding sequence ATGTCGATCGCCATCATCAGCTACAACACCCGAACGTTGTTGCTCGATTGCCTCAAGTCGGTGTTCGAATCTACGGATGCGATTCGATTTGAAGTCATCGTCGTAGACAACAACTCGCAGGATGCGACGGTACCCGCCGTGCAAATGACGTATCCCAAGATTGACCTTATTGTGAATCCAGACAACCTGGGATTTGCCAAAGCGGTCAACCAAGCGTTCGCACTGAGCCGCGGGCGATATTTTCTCATGTTGAACAGCGACACACGTATATGGCCGCAGACATTGGATCGGATGCTGGCCTGTCTTGATCAAGAGCCAACGATCGGCGCCGTGGGGTGCAAACAGTGGACCGGGGATGGCCTCCTGTACCAATCTTGTTATCCCTTTCCATCGATTCGGGATCATCTGATCTATGCCGAGGTCTTCCGACGATGGGCTCCTACGTTACAGGGTTCCCTGGCGGCCAGGCAGGTCATCGACTGTTCGCAGTCACAGGATGTGGACTGGATCAATGGGGCGTGTCTCCTGGTGCGCCGCGAGCTGATGAAGGCGTGCGGTGGGTTAGACGAAGGGTATTTCATGTATTTCGAGGATGTGGATCTATGCCGGGAAATCCGGCGGCGGGGGTATCGGATTCGGCATCTGGCCGATGCAGACATCGTACATTTGCTCGGCCGCAGTGGAACGAATGATCGAGCTTGTTTGAACATCGTATGGGAGTTCAGCCGAATCAGGTACGTGGAAAAACACTTTTCATGGCTCAAATGCTGGATCATGAAAGGCTGGATAGCCGTTGGAGCACTGGTTCGTCTGATCGGGGCGCTCGGCAGATCCCAATCGGTTGCGACAGACATATCTTTCGACACCTATCTGTCGATCGTACGTCGTTTATTGATCGGAAGACGGCCGACACAGACTGGCTTGGCCTGGTCCGGTCTGAATAAAGGATAA
- a CDS encoding oligosaccharide flippase family protein has product MSIQNDESGATRLRHRILRAGWWAGGGFLLDKVIAAGQLAVLARILTPVDFGIMAASAAVLLAMLTLSELGVDSALIAKERVTEEDLATAWTLSALRGLVMAAGIWVLAGIISDLMRMPVLESLLRVHALALIVQGVQSPALAMMMKQLDLKRRVTLDVVRRSVEATVTVTVAVVYRTVWALVIGQLAGLVVGCVLSFLVSPFTPRWSLKSSSVSYFFRYGSRLNITTLCAFGVMTGGELVVGRELGAEALGFYQVALAIPLLLGARATSLMQQISVPTYASLQQDRLGVARVFDLQAGLVGIAYIPLAVMIGTLAPILVPFVFGPQWIGIVDPLKVLCVYTVCSGYAAVMASLHFGMGRPDLQMRSWVGQCVLYLAIIVPMTSSLGVLGAALSLTISFILGVVLQALETHRLLGSSGHATFVALGRTGIIGLIAGVLLSSLQGEHQVAIPWTPEILALLAAGMLGGYLWWIERPRLNALWNYQAQGARA; this is encoded by the coding sequence ATGTCTATTCAGAATGATGAATCGGGCGCGACGCGTCTACGTCATCGGATCCTTCGCGCCGGCTGGTGGGCTGGTGGAGGATTCTTGCTCGACAAGGTGATTGCGGCGGGACAACTTGCCGTCCTGGCGAGAATCCTGACACCGGTGGATTTCGGAATCATGGCCGCGTCGGCCGCCGTGTTACTGGCGATGTTGACCCTCAGTGAGTTGGGGGTTGATTCGGCTCTCATTGCGAAAGAGCGCGTGACTGAGGAAGACCTGGCCACGGCATGGACACTGTCGGCTCTCCGGGGGCTGGTGATGGCGGCAGGAATCTGGGTCTTGGCGGGGATAATCAGCGATCTGATGCGTATGCCGGTGCTTGAGTCCCTGTTGCGTGTCCACGCCCTGGCATTGATCGTACAGGGAGTCCAAAGCCCGGCACTGGCCATGATGATGAAACAACTCGACCTGAAGCGTCGCGTGACACTGGATGTTGTCCGTCGAAGTGTGGAAGCGACCGTGACCGTCACCGTTGCGGTTGTCTACCGGACCGTCTGGGCACTCGTCATCGGGCAGCTGGCCGGCCTGGTGGTCGGATGTGTGCTGTCTTTTCTGGTGTCGCCCTTTACTCCGCGGTGGTCCCTGAAAAGCTCATCAGTATCCTACTTTTTCCGGTACGGCAGCCGTCTCAACATCACGACGCTGTGTGCCTTCGGGGTCATGACCGGTGGAGAACTGGTCGTCGGTCGGGAACTCGGAGCGGAAGCGCTCGGATTCTATCAGGTGGCGCTCGCCATCCCGCTGCTGTTGGGCGCTCGAGCCACATCGCTCATGCAGCAAATCAGCGTGCCGACGTATGCTTCATTGCAGCAAGACCGGCTCGGGGTTGCCCGTGTCTTCGACCTCCAAGCGGGACTTGTGGGTATCGCCTACATTCCGCTGGCGGTGATGATCGGTACCTTGGCGCCTATTCTTGTGCCCTTCGTGTTTGGCCCGCAATGGATCGGTATTGTCGATCCGCTGAAAGTGCTTTGTGTATATACCGTTTGTAGCGGATATGCCGCTGTGATGGCCTCGTTGCACTTTGGAATGGGACGTCCCGACCTTCAAATGAGGAGTTGGGTCGGGCAGTGTGTATTGTATCTGGCCATCATTGTTCCAATGACGAGCTCGTTGGGGGTACTCGGCGCCGCTCTCTCGCTGACAATCAGCTTCATACTCGGCGTTGTACTGCAAGCGTTGGAAACACACCGACTTCTGGGCTCATCCGGCCATGCCACCTTCGTGGCACTCGGCCGAACAGGGATCATTGGTCTCATAGCGGGCGTACTCCTCTCCTCACTACAGGGAGAGCATCAAGTCGCGATTCCCTGGACGCCCGAGATCCTTGCTCTGCTTGCCGCTGGAATGCTCGGTGGGTATCTGTGGTGGATTGAGCGTCCACGCCTCAATGCGCTCTGGAACTATCAAGCACAGGGTGCAAGAGCATGA
- a CDS encoding glycosyltransferase family 4 protein, giving the protein MHILTYCDEDLGVAAGGARQVLELAKALALRGHEVTVVAPESHRYESGFSAPAAIRMQRVPVVRWGSMRPVSFLVNSIRTLKRLLCTSRPDLLLWFDSPGQMAPLWALRNVSCPVVYFVNGLPAEEVRGLWRLAPLPDLLTYGLRCASRKAKAVVSVCPEMLISLQSLEPVDPKKCFVIRNGVDPDRFCPQSHERARKELHLGGSGPYIGFVGGFFPWHGLDTLVDAMVIVAKSFPTVQCLLVGDGQTKAALEQRVDRLQLSPYIRFTGRAGFDVVPQWIAACDVCVVLHRQTRSYPGDSMKLWEYLACGRPVVATEGPGYGDTVSELRCGLPTAADDPDDLARQLVTLLGDHQLRRSMGERGRAAVMRSHTWSARAAQLEQVCHRAIAGTALAA; this is encoded by the coding sequence ATGCACATTCTCACGTACTGTGACGAAGATCTCGGGGTGGCGGCGGGTGGTGCGCGGCAGGTATTGGAACTTGCCAAGGCGTTGGCATTACGAGGGCATGAGGTCACCGTGGTGGCTCCGGAGTCTCATCGATACGAATCCGGCTTCTCAGCGCCGGCCGCAATCCGCATGCAGCGGGTTCCCGTGGTCAGATGGGGAAGCATGCGTCCCGTTTCATTTCTCGTGAACTCGATCCGTACACTCAAAAGACTCCTATGTACAAGTCGACCGGATCTGTTGCTGTGGTTCGATTCACCCGGTCAGATGGCTCCCCTTTGGGCTCTGCGAAACGTCTCCTGTCCTGTCGTGTACTTCGTCAACGGACTCCCCGCTGAGGAAGTACGAGGTCTGTGGCGTCTTGCACCGCTTCCTGACCTATTAACGTATGGTCTTCGCTGTGCATCAAGGAAGGCAAAGGCGGTCGTGAGTGTATGCCCAGAAATGTTGATAAGTCTCCAAAGCCTTGAGCCGGTCGATCCCAAGAAATGCTTCGTGATCAGGAATGGGGTGGACCCAGATCGGTTCTGTCCGCAATCGCATGAACGAGCCAGGAAGGAATTACATCTCGGCGGTTCGGGACCCTACATCGGATTTGTCGGAGGATTTTTCCCGTGGCATGGTCTGGATACATTGGTCGATGCAATGGTCATCGTCGCAAAATCCTTTCCAACGGTGCAATGCCTTTTGGTCGGAGACGGGCAAACAAAGGCCGCATTAGAACAACGGGTTGATCGCCTCCAACTTTCTCCTTACATCCGTTTTACCGGGCGCGCCGGCTTCGATGTTGTGCCTCAATGGATTGCGGCCTGCGACGTCTGTGTGGTCCTCCATCGACAGACTCGTTCCTATCCAGGGGATTCAATGAAGCTGTGGGAATATTTGGCTTGTGGGCGACCGGTCGTCGCAACGGAAGGGCCCGGCTACGGAGACACCGTATCTGAGCTGCGCTGCGGTTTGCCGACAGCAGCCGACGATCCAGACGATCTTGCTCGGCAACTCGTTACGCTCTTGGGCGATCATCAGCTCCGACGAAGCATGGGAGAGCGCGGGCGGGCTGCCGTGATGAGATCTCATACCTGGTCGGCACGAGCCGCGCAACTCGAGCAGGTCTGTCACCGGGCTATCGCCGGAACAGCGCTCGCGGCATGA
- a CDS encoding glycosyltransferase family 4 protein: MTWFLFCYWYEPDAPRDPVGLIRMWALADALTKVGDRVTLFPPRYRSALRRRVCTVIPIRLIHLRFLRPLSYALFSFIHGLMRALLARPDVVYYRWMDSPHALVLAKLLGVPCVCEVNGEPVPEWLDDRTGVVHSLKRLSARLALRHCDRIVVLTEGLRSLLHERYDVPLERIALLPSGTDVQLFVPRDAVAARLELGLSPSRPYVGFVGSFYRYQGLDALLSAMLVIKTVYPTAQLILVGDGEAAEELKQQAARLNLEDSIAWTGRIPYWEVPVWISAMSVCVAPFRGDRGETSPVKIFDYLACGRPVVASAIPSVVSIFTTDSGVQLVPPDEARPLADAIIALLKDSARCGVMGAQGRRFVESRFSWTAIAGQLRRWLDEDMTATHHAHSHVL; the protein is encoded by the coding sequence GTGACGTGGTTTCTCTTTTGCTATTGGTATGAGCCGGATGCTCCTCGTGATCCGGTCGGGTTGATCCGAATGTGGGCCTTGGCGGACGCCCTCACCAAGGTTGGAGATAGAGTCACGCTCTTTCCCCCGCGGTATCGATCCGCGCTGAGACGGCGTGTCTGCACGGTCATTCCGATCCGGCTCATCCACCTGCGGTTTCTCCGGCCGCTTTCGTACGCACTGTTCTCATTCATACATGGGCTGATGCGTGCCCTGCTCGCACGGCCGGATGTCGTGTATTACCGATGGATGGACAGCCCACACGCATTGGTTCTGGCCAAACTCCTTGGCGTGCCGTGCGTCTGCGAGGTGAACGGCGAGCCGGTTCCCGAATGGCTCGATGATCGGACAGGAGTCGTGCACAGTCTCAAGCGGCTATCGGCCCGCCTGGCATTGCGGCATTGTGACCGCATTGTCGTGCTGACGGAGGGATTGCGGTCGTTGCTTCATGAACGCTATGACGTGCCGCTCGAGCGGATCGCACTACTTCCCAGTGGAACGGATGTGCAATTGTTTGTTCCGCGTGACGCGGTGGCCGCTCGATTGGAGCTGGGGCTCTCGCCTTCCCGCCCGTATGTTGGATTCGTCGGGAGTTTCTACCGTTATCAGGGTTTGGATGCCCTGCTGAGTGCGATGCTTGTGATCAAGACGGTGTATCCGACGGCACAGCTCATCTTGGTGGGCGACGGAGAGGCGGCTGAAGAACTCAAGCAACAGGCGGCGCGACTTAATCTGGAGGACAGCATCGCATGGACGGGTCGCATTCCATACTGGGAGGTTCCGGTTTGGATCAGTGCCATGAGTGTCTGCGTGGCTCCGTTTCGCGGCGATCGAGGTGAGACCTCGCCCGTGAAGATTTTCGACTATCTCGCGTGTGGCCGGCCGGTAGTGGCCAGCGCCATTCCCTCCGTCGTCTCGATCTTCACTACCGATAGCGGTGTGCAATTGGTGCCGCCGGACGAGGCCCGCCCGCTTGCCGATGCAATCATCGCACTCTTGAAGGACTCAGCGCGGTGCGGAGTCATGGGTGCGCAGGGTCGCCGCTTCGTGGAAAGCAGGTTTTCCTGGACGGCCATCGCGGGACAACTCAGACGATGGCTCGATGAAGACATGACAGCCACTCATCATGCACATTCTCACGTACTGTGA
- a CDS encoding O-antigen ligase family protein, whose protein sequence is MQHTAVNAQDSLVISALAVAIALGLTLTTPAIGMQAVVGFLIVLTAFTSVSAALYLLIASMLLSPEIAVGRVEGRGVGGRELSFRMDDILLVIIGASWLVKNIIYRELALFRETPLNRPIAVYMVICVVSTLVGILNGHVRPMTGFFFVLKYFEYFFVFFMVVNHVRSQEQVVGLVSALLVVGLIVSVYAIYQIPSGQRASAPFEGESGEPNTLGGYLVFLLAIMTGLLLHIQIGPIRIALLVLSGFAILALMATLSRSSYLAGAVLLMAVGLTQWRRPRVVTLLLAIIMLIPLLAPANVKQRVNETFFGRQYGGEIKVGKVGLDLSTTERLKSWAYVLKDWVHDPILGRGITGYAWADAQYVKIIGETGLAGLVAFGFIIYRLWRCARESFLSQTDPFAKGLAHGLLLGLLALLAHGIGANTFIIIRIMEPFWLCAGLVMLLPTLSAQIESPARPQEAV, encoded by the coding sequence ATGCAGCACACGGCCGTTAATGCACAAGACAGCCTCGTTATTTCGGCTCTTGCGGTCGCCATCGCGCTCGGCCTGACCCTGACAACACCCGCCATCGGCATGCAAGCCGTCGTCGGCTTCTTGATCGTTCTGACGGCCTTCACGTCCGTATCCGCTGCGCTCTATCTCCTGATCGCGTCGATGCTGTTGTCGCCTGAAATTGCGGTCGGACGGGTCGAAGGCCGCGGTGTTGGCGGGCGGGAACTGTCGTTTCGAATGGACGACATCCTCTTGGTCATCATCGGAGCGAGCTGGTTGGTCAAGAATATCATCTATCGTGAGCTGGCCCTGTTTCGGGAGACTCCACTCAACCGACCGATCGCCGTGTACATGGTGATCTGCGTGGTTTCGACTCTCGTCGGCATCTTGAACGGACATGTCAGACCCATGACAGGGTTTTTCTTCGTCCTGAAATACTTCGAATACTTCTTCGTGTTTTTCATGGTCGTCAACCATGTGCGGTCACAGGAGCAGGTCGTAGGCCTCGTGTCGGCTCTGCTCGTTGTGGGTCTCATCGTGAGCGTGTATGCGATTTATCAAATCCCAAGCGGGCAACGCGCATCAGCGCCCTTCGAGGGGGAAAGCGGTGAACCAAATACGCTCGGCGGCTACCTGGTGTTTTTACTGGCCATCATGACGGGTCTGTTGTTGCATATTCAGATCGGCCCAATCCGCATTGCATTGCTGGTGCTCAGCGGTTTTGCCATCTTGGCGCTCATGGCTACCTTGTCGCGTTCGTCCTACCTCGCCGGAGCCGTCCTGCTCATGGCGGTAGGGTTGACCCAGTGGCGGCGGCCGCGTGTGGTCACGCTCCTGCTCGCCATCATCATGCTGATTCCACTGTTGGCGCCTGCGAATGTGAAACAACGTGTGAATGAAACGTTTTTCGGGCGCCAGTATGGCGGAGAGATAAAGGTCGGCAAGGTGGGACTGGATCTTTCGACGACAGAGCGCTTGAAGTCATGGGCGTACGTCTTGAAAGACTGGGTTCACGATCCGATCTTAGGGCGTGGCATCACGGGATATGCTTGGGCGGACGCCCAATACGTCAAGATCATCGGCGAGACAGGCCTTGCAGGGCTTGTCGCCTTCGGATTCATCATCTATCGACTCTGGCGCTGCGCTCGAGAGTCGTTTCTGTCTCAAACCGATCCGTTCGCCAAAGGATTGGCCCACGGACTTCTGTTGGGCTTGCTCGCTCTCCTTGCCCACGGGATCGGGGCCAATACCTTCATCATCATCCGCATTATGGAACCATTTTGGCTTTGCGCAGGGCTCGTCATGCTATTGCCGACTCTATCGGCTCAGATTGAGTCGCCGGCCAGGCCCCAGGAGGCTGTGTGA